A window from Tenacibaculum singaporense encodes these proteins:
- a CDS encoding DUF58 domain-containing protein, which translates to MIDLKSTSSQINNLELLAKQVVEGFITGMHKSPFHGFSVEFSEHKLYNKGESTRHIDWKLFAKTEKLYTKKYEEETNLRCHIIIDNSASMHYPVGKNQSIDKLNKIGFSAVATASLMDILKRQRDAVGLSIYSNTYEYYAPEKGSERHRKMLLHQLEHLLSSNSTSSTETYQYLHEIAEKIHRRSLIFLFTDMFQTSKNEEELFNALRHLKFNKHEVVLFHTHDKKTEFLFDFDNSPKKFVDVETGEEINLYAENVQQKYQELSNTFFNNLKNKCLQYKIDYIPVDINEGYDKVLTSYLISRQNFL; encoded by the coding sequence ATGATTGATCTAAAAAGTACATCTTCACAAATAAACAACCTTGAGTTACTTGCCAAACAAGTAGTAGAAGGTTTTATTACAGGAATGCATAAAAGTCCATTTCATGGGTTTTCGGTTGAGTTTTCTGAACACAAACTATACAATAAAGGTGAAAGTACACGTCATATAGATTGGAAGCTATTTGCCAAAACTGAAAAATTGTACACCAAAAAGTACGAAGAAGAAACGAATCTTAGATGTCATATAATTATTGATAATTCTGCTTCGATGCACTATCCTGTTGGTAAAAACCAATCGATAGATAAGCTAAATAAAATAGGTTTTTCAGCAGTAGCTACTGCTTCTTTAATGGATATTTTAAAACGACAACGTGATGCTGTTGGGTTAAGTATTTATTCTAACACTTACGAATATTACGCTCCTGAAAAAGGTAGTGAGCGTCATCGCAAGATGTTATTACATCAATTAGAACATTTACTATCGTCTAATTCTACCTCATCTACAGAAACCTATCAATATTTACATGAAATAGCAGAAAAGATTCACAGACGCTCTTTAATTTTCTTATTTACCGATATGTTTCAAACTTCAAAAAATGAAGAAGAACTTTTTAATGCTTTACGACACTTAAAATTTAATAAGCATGAGGTAGTATTGTTTCATACACATGATAAAAAGACAGAATTTTTGTTTGATTTTGACAACTCACCAAAAAAATTTGTGGATGTTGAAACTGGAGAAGAAATAAATTTATACGCAGAAAACGTACAACAAAAATATCAAGAACTAAGCAACACTTTCTTCAATAACCTAAAAAACAAATGCTTACAATACAAGATAGATTATATTCCCGTAGATATAAATGAGGGTTATGATAAAGTCCTTACCTCCTATCTTATCAGCAGACAGAATTTTTTATAA
- the metK gene encoding methionine adenosyltransferase, whose product MSYFFTSESVSEGHPDKVADQISDALIDNFLAFDSDSKVACETLVTTGQVVLAGEVKSSTYLDVQKIAREVINKIGYTKGEYMFDGNSCGVLSAIHEQSDDINRGVDRASREEQGAGDQGMMFGYATNETEHYMPLALDLSHIILKELAAIRRENKEITYLRPDAKSQVTIEYSDDNVPQRIEAIVVSTQHDDFADDETMLAKIRKDIVEILIPRVKAQLTPEIQALFNDDIKYHINPTGKFVIGGPHGDTGLTGRKIIVDTYGGKGAHGGGAFSGKDPSKVDRSAAYATRHIAKNLVAAGVADEVLVQVSYAIGVVEPMGIFVDTYGTSKMDLTDGEIAQKVSEIFDMRPHAIEDRLKLRNPMYSETAAYGHMGRKNEVVSKTFTQPNGESKIIEVELFTWEKLDYVSKVKESFGL is encoded by the coding sequence ATGTCATATTTTTTTACTTCAGAAAGTGTTTCTGAAGGACATCCAGATAAGGTAGCAGATCAAATATCTGATGCTTTGATAGATAATTTTTTAGCTTTTGATTCAGATTCTAAAGTAGCATGTGAAACATTAGTAACAACTGGTCAAGTAGTATTAGCAGGAGAAGTAAAGTCTTCTACTTACTTAGATGTTCAAAAAATTGCTCGTGAGGTAATTAATAAAATTGGATATACCAAAGGTGAATACATGTTTGACGGTAATTCTTGTGGAGTGTTGTCAGCAATTCATGAACAGTCAGATGATATTAACCGTGGAGTAGATAGAGCGTCAAGAGAAGAGCAAGGAGCAGGTGATCAAGGAATGATGTTTGGTTATGCTACAAACGAAACTGAGCATTATATGCCGTTAGCGTTAGATTTGTCACACATAATTTTAAAGGAATTAGCAGCAATTCGTAGAGAGAATAAGGAAATTACTTATTTACGTCCAGATGCTAAAAGTCAGGTAACTATTGAGTATTCTGACGATAACGTACCACAGCGTATTGAAGCAATTGTTGTATCTACACAACATGATGATTTTGCTGATGATGAAACAATGTTAGCTAAAATTAGAAAAGATATTGTTGAGATTTTAATTCCTAGAGTAAAAGCACAATTAACTCCAGAAATTCAAGCGTTATTTAATGATGATATTAAATATCATATTAATCCAACAGGAAAGTTTGTAATTGGTGGACCTCATGGAGATACAGGGTTAACAGGTCGTAAGATTATTGTTGATACTTATGGAGGAAAAGGAGCACATGGTGGTGGAGCATTTTCAGGAAAAGATCCGAGTAAAGTAGACCGTTCTGCAGCGTATGCAACACGTCATATAGCAAAGAACTTAGTTGCTGCAGGAGTAGCCGATGAGGTTTTAGTACAAGTATCGTATGCAATTGGAGTAGTAGAACCGATGGGTATTTTTGTAGATACTTACGGAACTTCAAAAATGGATTTAACTGATGGAGAAATTGCTCAAAAAGTTTCTGAAATTTTTGATATGCGCCCACATGCTATTGAAGATCGTTTAAAGTTACGTAACCCAATGTATAGTGAAACTGCAGCTTATGGGCATATGGGAAGAAAAAATGAAGTAGTTTCTAAAACATTTACACAACCTAATGGAGAAAGTAAAATAATAGAAGTTGAATTGTTTACTTGGGAAAAATTAGATTATGTGTCTAAAGTAAAAGAGAGTTTTGGTCTTTAA
- a CDS encoding site-specific integrase: MNNNRLITLFFLQKNRTNQQNICPIRCRITYNKKRKEFSTGFFINPDYWNSKEQLAKPPSKDNTFINTQLSLIKQQINQAFLFLQVNEKEFDVEDIYLQHKGKSIKSEKTFLEVFDYHNSKVKKTIGIDYVESTYKKFEECKRLMKKFIRHKYKKNDLVLQNIKFIFLEDLDYYLKTERRQSQSTINKHIQRVRKIIKLAILEGFIDKDPFVFYRPKRTTKELIFLTSEELKLIETHQLRQKKLVIVKDLFIFCCYTGLAYADMSELNTKNIQVGFDGNEWIEMSRKKTKSKISIPLLPKPRDILLKYNNKLPKISNQKFNSYLKEIADIIGINKNLTHHIARKTFASTVLLYNGVPMEVVSELLGHSKITITQEHYAKVVKKKISDEVSKLNQKLGQD; this comes from the coding sequence ATGAATAACAACAGATTAATTACTCTCTTTTTTCTACAAAAGAATAGAACCAACCAGCAAAATATATGCCCTATTAGATGTAGAATAACTTATAATAAAAAACGAAAAGAATTTTCTACAGGTTTCTTTATAAATCCAGATTATTGGAATAGCAAAGAACAACTAGCTAAACCTCCTAGTAAAGACAATACTTTTATCAACACCCAATTAAGTCTGATTAAACAACAAATTAATCAGGCTTTTTTATTTTTACAGGTAAATGAAAAGGAGTTTGATGTTGAAGACATCTACTTACAACACAAAGGAAAAAGTATTAAATCTGAAAAAACATTTCTTGAAGTATTTGATTACCATAATTCAAAAGTTAAAAAAACTATTGGCATAGACTATGTAGAATCAACCTATAAAAAATTCGAAGAATGTAAAAGGCTAATGAAAAAATTCATAAGGCACAAATATAAGAAAAACGATTTGGTCCTTCAAAATATTAAATTTATTTTTTTAGAAGATTTAGATTATTATTTAAAAACTGAAAGAAGACAAAGTCAAAGCACTATTAACAAACACATTCAAAGAGTCCGTAAGATTATAAAACTAGCTATTCTAGAAGGTTTTATTGATAAAGACCCTTTTGTATTCTACAGACCTAAAAGAACTACTAAAGAGCTTATTTTCTTAACCTCGGAGGAATTAAAATTAATTGAAACACACCAATTAAGACAAAAGAAATTAGTTATAGTCAAAGATCTATTTATCTTTTGTTGTTATACAGGACTAGCATATGCAGATATGTCAGAACTAAACACTAAAAATATTCAAGTTGGTTTTGATGGAAATGAGTGGATTGAAATGAGTAGAAAGAAAACAAAATCAAAAATTTCAATTCCTTTATTACCTAAACCAAGAGACATCTTATTGAAATACAACAATAAACTACCTAAAATATCGAATCAAAAATTTAATTCTTATCTAAAAGAAATAGCAGATATAATAGGTATAAATAAAAATCTTACTCATCATATTGCTCGGAAAACTTTTGCTTCTACAGTATTACTATATAATGGAGTACCTATGGAAGTAGTATCGGAGCTTCTAGGGCATTCTAAGATTACAATTACACAAGAGCATTATGCTAAAGTTGTAAAGAAGAAAATTAGTGATGAGGTTTCAAAACTTAATCAAAAATTAGGGCAAGATTAA
- the sppA gene encoding signal peptide peptidase SppA, with amino-acid sequence MKFLRNLLASILGFFIALFLLFVFFFIIASFIGAEEEIVVKSNSVLELDLSTPIKDYAPKENNPIAEALELTDEKLALNKIINAIENAKTDDKIKGISIKTAFVNAGIAQTQAIRNKIEEFKESGKFVYAYNDIYTQKNYYLSSVADSLFLNPVGAIDFRGLSTEILYFKDFEDKYGIKMEVIRHGKYKSAVEPFLESEMSEANREQTTSFLKSIWSEITDDISKSRNISIEKLNLIADNSNGRNITVAKENNLIDASIYEDEYEKKLAMGSDKKVNTISIEDYIKSGKGRISSTAKDKIAVIYAQGDIVYGEGSEDYIGQGIINKAIRKARKDDNVKAIVLRVNSPGGNALASELIWRELELTKKEKPIVVSMGNYAASGGYYIACNANKIIAEPTTITGSIGVFGAIPNFSQFTDNIGINAEQVSTNDSPSYSVFEPMNQKFYDVTKEGVEQIYTTFVNRVSAGRNMTFEQVNEIAQGRVWTGKEAIENGLVDQLGGLNDAIKVAAELAEIQNFRVRNYPNYKTDLKEALKFSPFMKASKEEILKETLGDENYQLYYNIHKMKNLKGIQTRIPFVLQVK; translated from the coding sequence ATGAAGTTTTTAAGAAATTTACTCGCCTCTATTCTAGGTTTTTTTATTGCCCTATTTTTACTGTTTGTTTTCTTTTTTATTATTGCTTCTTTTATTGGAGCTGAAGAGGAAATTGTTGTAAAATCAAACTCGGTTTTAGAATTAGATTTATCAACTCCTATTAAAGATTATGCTCCAAAAGAAAACAATCCTATTGCAGAAGCTCTAGAGTTAACAGATGAAAAGTTAGCTTTAAACAAAATTATCAATGCTATTGAAAATGCAAAAACTGATGATAAAATTAAAGGAATAAGCATAAAAACAGCTTTTGTAAATGCTGGCATTGCACAAACACAAGCGATTCGAAACAAAATTGAAGAGTTTAAAGAGAGTGGTAAATTTGTATATGCTTACAATGATATTTATACTCAAAAAAACTACTACCTAAGCTCTGTTGCCGATAGTTTATTCTTAAACCCAGTAGGAGCTATTGATTTTAGAGGTTTATCTACCGAAATTTTATATTTCAAAGATTTTGAAGATAAATATGGAATTAAAATGGAAGTTATTCGTCATGGAAAATATAAAAGTGCTGTTGAGCCATTTTTAGAAAGTGAAATGAGTGAAGCTAACCGTGAGCAAACTACTTCATTTTTAAAATCTATTTGGTCAGAAATTACAGATGATATTAGTAAAAGTAGAAACATTTCTATTGAAAAACTAAATCTTATTGCTGATAATTCTAATGGAAGAAATATTACTGTAGCAAAAGAGAATAATTTAATAGATGCTTCTATTTATGAAGATGAATACGAAAAGAAGTTAGCTATGGGGTCTGATAAGAAAGTAAATACTATTTCTATTGAAGACTACATAAAATCAGGAAAAGGAAGAATTTCTTCTACTGCTAAAGATAAAATCGCTGTGATTTATGCACAAGGTGATATTGTGTATGGAGAAGGAAGCGAAGATTATATTGGGCAAGGAATTATAAACAAAGCTATCAGAAAAGCCCGAAAAGATGATAATGTAAAAGCTATTGTACTTCGTGTAAATTCTCCTGGTGGTAATGCCTTAGCTTCTGAACTTATATGGCGTGAACTAGAATTAACAAAAAAAGAAAAACCTATAGTCGTTTCAATGGGTAACTATGCAGCTTCTGGAGGTTACTATATTGCTTGTAATGCTAACAAAATTATTGCAGAACCTACTACAATTACTGGATCTATTGGGGTTTTTGGTGCCATTCCTAACTTTAGTCAATTTACCGATAATATTGGTATCAATGCAGAGCAAGTATCTACTAACGATAGTCCTTCTTATAGTGTTTTTGAGCCAATGAACCAGAAATTCTACGATGTAACTAAAGAAGGTGTTGAACAAATCTACACTACTTTTGTTAACCGTGTTTCTGCAGGGCGTAACATGACTTTTGAGCAAGTAAACGAAATTGCACAAGGTAGAGTTTGGACTGGTAAAGAAGCTATTGAAAATGGCTTAGTAGATCAATTAGGAGGATTAAATGACGCTATTAAAGTTGCCGCTGAATTAGCAGAAATTCAAAATTTTAGAGTTCGTAATTACCCTAATTACAAAACTGACTTAAAAGAGGCTCTAAAATTCTCTCCATTTATGAAAGCTTCAAAAGAAGAAATACTTAAAGAAACTTTAGGTGATGAAAATTACCAATTATACTATAATATTCACAAAATGAAAAACCTAAAAGGAATTCAAACTAGAATACCCTTTGTATTACAAGTGAAATAA
- a CDS encoding DNA-3-methyladenine glycosylase I: MKKRCFWVSDDPLYIEYHDNEWGVPVYDDDKLFEFLILETFQAGLSWITVLKKRENFRKAFDNFDYKKIAKYSEDKYEELLQDAGIIRNKLKIRATITNAQAFMKVQEEFGTFSKYIWAFTDGKPIVNKFEKREEVPATTELSDAISKDLKKRGFKFVGSTVIYAHMQATGMVNDHTTDCFRYHEV, encoded by the coding sequence ATGAAGAAAAGGTGTTTTTGGGTTAGTGATGACCCACTATATATTGAGTATCACGATAATGAATGGGGAGTGCCTGTATATGATGATGATAAGCTGTTTGAGTTTTTAATATTAGAAACTTTCCAAGCAGGTTTGAGTTGGATTACAGTTTTGAAGAAAAGAGAAAACTTTAGAAAGGCATTTGATAATTTCGACTATAAAAAAATAGCAAAATACTCTGAAGATAAATATGAAGAATTGCTTCAAGATGCTGGAATTATAAGAAATAAATTAAAGATAAGAGCCACAATTACCAACGCACAGGCTTTTATGAAAGTACAAGAAGAATTTGGTACGTTTTCAAAATATATTTGGGCTTTTACTGATGGAAAACCGATAGTGAATAAGTTTGAAAAGAGAGAAGAAGTACCGGCAACAACAGAGCTTTCCGATGCAATTTCAAAAGATTTAAAAAAACGAGGATTTAAGTTTGTTGGTTCAACAGTAATTTATGCACATATGCAGGCGACAGGAATGGTAAACGACCATACAACCGACTGTTTCCGATACCATGAAGTTTAA
- a CDS encoding DUF6146 family protein: MKTLQHILFLSIIGIMIWACSSSPIKNTSNTPKEEPVVIANDSLEYEIIIIDPGFTTYLNSIAKPEGFYSQQYLENKNRLYVNTWNYRARNPLQFNSNIYENVIDYSPHVDYGYEVNYKLFNYFEFAQRKYRMNLGVGINRWN, translated from the coding sequence ATGAAAACCTTACAACATATTCTTTTTCTTAGTATTATTGGAATTATGATATGGGCTTGCAGTTCCTCGCCTATAAAAAATACTTCTAACACTCCTAAAGAGGAACCTGTTGTAATTGCTAATGATAGTTTAGAGTATGAAATTATAATTATTGACCCTGGTTTTACTACTTATTTAAACAGTATAGCCAAACCAGAAGGCTTTTACTCACAACAATACCTCGAAAATAAAAACCGTTTGTATGTAAATACATGGAATTACCGAGCTAGAAATCCTTTACAATTTAATTCAAACATTTATGAAAACGTAATTGATTATAGTCCACACGTTGATTATGGCTATGAAGTAAACTATAAACTTTTTAATTATTTTGAGTTCGCCCAACGAAAATACCGCATGAATTTGGGTGTAGGAATAAATCGTTGGAACTAG
- a CDS encoding dipeptidyl-peptidase 3 family protein, whose protein sequence is MKLKQMLCVFAAAGVLTSCGVDAKKEPKVAEKKAKEFEYVVEQFADIKVLRYQIPGFDELTLKEKKLVYYLTQAGLSGRDIMWDQNYRHNLEIRAALENINNNFKGDKESEDFKAFTTYLKRVWFSNGIHHHYSNDKLKPTFSKEYLETLLKETNTELSTEALEVIFNDKDAKKVNKKAGVDNVLASAVNFYGADITSKDVEDFYAKADKGPESQPIEAGLNSKLVRENGKLVEKVWKSGGMYGQAIDKIIYWLEKAKEVAENEKQAKTLELLIEYYKTGDLHTWDEYAIAWVESTEGNIDWINGFIEVYNDPKGYRGSYETIVQIKDFDMSKKMKVLSDNAQWFEDNSPLDPSHKKKDVVGVSYKTVNVAGEAGDASPSTPIGVNLPNNNWIRQQHGSKSVSLGNIIGSYNNAGGTGRLKEFANDQEEIDLEIKYGKLADKLHTALHEVIGHASGVINEGIGQPKETLKNYASTMEEGRADLVGLYYLMDPKLQELGLVDDWQKVGKAAYDGYIRNGLMTQLIRINLGDDIEEDHMVNRQWVSAWAFEQGAKDNVIEKVVRDGKTFYNINDYEKLREIFGRLLKEAQRIKSEGDFEAAKALVEGYGVKVDQDIHKEVLDRNAQFTSAPYSGFVNPVLEPVTDADGNITDIKIKQPETFEEQMNFYAKNYNFLPVKN, encoded by the coding sequence ATGAAACTAAAACAAATGCTTTGTGTGTTTGCAGCGGCAGGAGTGTTAACTTCTTGTGGTGTGGATGCAAAAAAAGAGCCTAAAGTAGCAGAAAAAAAAGCAAAAGAGTTTGAGTATGTTGTTGAGCAATTTGCTGATATAAAAGTGTTACGTTATCAAATTCCAGGGTTTGATGAGTTAACACTAAAAGAAAAAAAATTAGTGTACTATTTAACACAAGCTGGTTTATCTGGACGTGATATTATGTGGGATCAAAACTACCGTCACAATCTTGAAATTAGAGCTGCTTTAGAAAATATTAACAATAACTTTAAAGGAGATAAAGAAAGTGAAGATTTTAAAGCATTCACTACCTATTTGAAAAGAGTGTGGTTTTCTAACGGAATCCACCATCATTACTCTAACGATAAGCTAAAACCTACATTTTCTAAAGAATATTTAGAAACTTTATTAAAAGAAACTAATACTGAATTATCTACGGAAGCATTAGAAGTTATTTTTAATGATAAAGATGCTAAAAAAGTAAACAAGAAAGCTGGAGTAGATAATGTATTAGCATCAGCAGTAAATTTTTACGGAGCAGATATTACAAGTAAAGATGTAGAAGACTTTTATGCGAAAGCTGATAAAGGACCAGAAAGTCAACCAATTGAGGCAGGATTAAACTCGAAGCTAGTTCGTGAGAATGGAAAACTAGTGGAGAAAGTTTGGAAGTCTGGTGGAATGTACGGACAAGCAATCGATAAAATTATTTATTGGTTAGAAAAAGCTAAAGAAGTAGCAGAAAACGAAAAGCAAGCAAAAACATTAGAGTTGTTAATCGAGTACTATAAAACAGGAGATTTACATACTTGGGACGAATATGCAATTGCTTGGGTAGAATCTACTGAAGGAAATATTGATTGGATTAATGGTTTTATTGAAGTATATAATGATCCTAAAGGATACAGAGGTTCGTACGAAACAATTGTACAGATTAAAGACTTCGATATGTCTAAAAAGATGAAAGTATTATCAGACAATGCACAATGGTTTGAAGATAATTCTCCGTTAGATCCAAGTCACAAAAAGAAAGATGTTGTAGGAGTTTCTTATAAAACAGTAAATGTTGCTGGTGAAGCAGGAGATGCATCTCCAAGTACTCCAATTGGAGTGAATTTGCCAAACAATAACTGGATTCGTCAACAACACGGTTCTAAATCGGTATCATTAGGGAATATTATAGGTTCTTACAATAATGCTGGAGGAACTGGACGTTTAAAAGAATTTGCTAATGATCAAGAAGAAATTGATTTAGAGATTAAATACGGTAAGTTAGCAGATAAATTACATACAGCATTACATGAGGTAATTGGGCATGCTTCTGGAGTAATTAATGAAGGAATTGGTCAACCGAAAGAAACTTTGAAAAACTACGCTTCTACAATGGAAGAAGGTAGAGCAGATTTAGTTGGGCTTTATTACTTAATGGATCCTAAATTACAAGAATTAGGTTTAGTTGATGACTGGCAAAAAGTAGGAAAAGCTGCTTATGACGGATATATTAGAAACGGGTTAATGACACAGTTAATTAGAATTAACTTAGGAGACGATATTGAAGAAGATCACATGGTAAACCGTCAATGGGTTTCAGCATGGGCTTTTGAGCAAGGAGCGAAAGATAATGTAATTGAAAAAGTTGTCAGAGATGGAAAAACTTTTTATAATATTAACGATTATGAGAAGCTTCGTGAGATTTTTGGTCGTTTATTAAAAGAAGCACAAAGAATTAAATCTGAAGGAGATTTTGAAGCGGCAAAAGCATTAGTAGAAGGTTACGGAGTAAAAGTAGATCAAGATATTCATAAAGAAGTTTTAGATCGTAATGCTCAGTTTACATCTGCTCCTTATAGCGGATTTGTAAACCCAGTATTAGAGCCTGTAACAGATGCTGATGGAAATATCACTGATATTAAGATTAAGCAACCAGAAACGTTTGAAGAGCAAATGAATTTCTATGCTAAAAACTATAACTTCTTACCAGTTAAAAACTAA
- the trxA gene encoding thioredoxin gives MALEITDASFEEVVLKSDKPVLVDFWAAWCGPCRMVSPIVDEISSEYEGKAVVGKVDVDANQEFAAKYGVRNIPTVLIFKNGEVVDKQVGAAPKKAYTDKIDAAL, from the coding sequence ATGGCATTAGAAATTACAGATGCTTCTTTTGAAGAAGTAGTATTAAAATCTGACAAACCAGTATTAGTAGATTTTTGGGCAGCTTGGTGTGGACCTTGTAGAATGGTATCTCCTATCGTTGATGAAATTAGTAGCGAATATGAAGGAAAAGCTGTTGTTGGTAAAGTAGATGTAGACGCAAACCAAGAATTTGCCGCTAAGTATGGTGTAAGAAACATACCAACTGTATTAATCTTCAAAAACGGAGAAGTTGTAGACAAACAAGTTGGTGCTGCTCCAAAAAAAGCATATACAGATAAAATTGATGCTGCTTTATAA